The genomic region gattaggtcatgtgaatgttgactatattaaaaaacttagaactatgagtttaattccaagtttgacgagtcaagaattctctaaatgtgctagctgtgttgaggctaaattcacaaagaaacctagtaaacctgtcacaactaggaatacgagtcttcttgagttaattcacaccgacctagctgacttcaaaaatgtggCAAGTAGAGGTGGAAAGAATTATTATGTCACCTTTATAGACGACTGTTAAAGGTACACCCGTGTCTAtctgcttaagactaaagatgaagcagaacaatcgtttataaactttaaaaattaAGTCGAAAATCAAATCGacagaaaaattaaaagggtaaggtctgataggggtggtgagtataaatctagtcatctagccgacttttgtgccgctaacggtttaatacatgagactagtccaccttacttacctcaGTCTAACGGTGTAGCTGAACgaaaaaatagaaccttaaaagagatgatgaatgctatgcttttaagttctggcctatctgacgatatgtggggggaagcaattctatcggcttgtcacattcttaaccgtgtacctcataagaaacttgacaagacaccctacgaaatttggaagggctatcctcctaacctgagttaccttaaggtatgggggtgtttggctaaagtgggtttaccggactttaggagacctaccgttggaccaaaGACCTATGGTTGTgattttataggttatgctcaaaatagttctGCTTATAGATTCATGTCTTTAAGTGATCGGCCAATTTTATCAAAAACCTCAAACCAGGTCAATGTCCGTTGCAAAAACAATCTCTTGCGTGTGAGGAATTGAGGTGTAGCAGTAGCAGAGGAGGACAATGCAGATGTTACATCATGGAAATGAAGCAATGCTATCTCCTCTAATAGTTGTTTCCTTAGTTGGACGCGCATAGGCTTCACCTTTTCAGGAGCAACAAGTAACAATGCGGCAACCTCTTCAGACGATCCTTCCATGGCGTACTTGATCAATTCTTGTCGGAATTCTTTCGTACGGTGCGCAATAATTCTCACCGTCTCCAATTTGTTTCTCTATTGAAATCCCCCGCCGCATAAGATAGATAATTAAACAAAACAAGCTTTAATTTTGAGATGATAACAACGGTTAATAAAGGCGACTGACATTTCCCCAACGGCAATATTCCAAAAGAACCGTCGGCATTGAGATGCCAGGATCATTAGTATCGGGATCGTGCAGAATCCTGAAAAACAATTCAATTAAATATAGTTAAAATTAAATTCTATTGAATTGCAATGCGGCAATTCAATAGAATCCCTGAGGTTAGCGAGATCGGGACCGAAATGATGAAGCAAAAGGTTAACACAACGATGAGCTCCGTAATCACAGGCGAGTTCCATTAATTCGATGGGAGGACGCATTTCCCCAATGATCCCCTTGGCTTCGCCATCGTCATCGAGAAGAACGGTTAGACAATTGACAGAGTCGTATTCAAATAATTCGTGCAACAACAAATTCTCCCATTTATAACCCGTGTTGAAACTACTATCATCCTTGTAGCATTCCATACAAATGATTAATAATTCCGTATCATCATTCACAGCAACAACCGTCATATCATTAGTCCCGGCGCCTTTATAGAAGTATTCGGAATAAGTTTTGTTCATGTTCTTCCATATGTAATCGGCATGGAATTCACTATTCTTTTTATACACCTCCGGATCGAATATACATCCTGTTCCACCCGCGGACAAACTCGATTTTGAAGCCGGAGCAGGATCCATTGAGTTAGGAGATGTTGTCATCATTATACGGGTTTTGAGAGACTATCTTTGTAAGGGAGGCAAGTTTCATGGAGGTGAGGAGTGAAGCGTGCCTTAGGGTTTTTGTTTAAAGAAAGGTGAGGTCGctcaatatattttttttttcgaggTGATGACGTAGCATATGGTCCATCGAAATGGTAAGGTGACAGTGCTGATGTGGAATGCGGTTCGACGTACTATATATAGTGAAAGTGACAACGTGGTACATACTTCAAGGTGATGACGTGGCATGTGGTACAAGGTGATGAGTTGGCGGTGATGATGTGGAATGCAGTTCAACGTAATACGGTAAAAGTGACGACGTGACATACACTTTTAGGTGATGATGTGGCATGTGGTTTGAGATGATGATGTGACATACCGCATATATACATATATTTCCTCAAACAATATAAGTCATCAATAGCTATACAACAACGTGTATTTTAAAAGAGATATATTGTCTTGACCCACCCGCTGTTTACGAGTCAAAACGGATTCGGGTATCTTTCGGGTTCGGATTGAAAAACCCGGGTTGTTTGGATCGGATCGGATTTGACATATCTAGGCTTACTTATTCCTCTTTCGTGCCATGGTCGTACTTTGTTGAATGGATATCGTTCACATTACTAAACAACATTTTGTTTTTGCGCTATTGTACTAACTCTCCTCGATTAAATTATAATTTCGCTTGCGTTCTTTGATATTGACTTAGCATAAACAATCAATAATTAAATACATTATTGCTAATCTACTAGTTGTACTAATCCGGACTACTAATTATCATTACAATACTTGATTATGACGACCAATTCACAATCTAAGCCAAGGTATATGTCAAAATTTAGCAATGTAGTCCCAATTGGCAAGTGCTATTGAGTAAAGCAATTGGTGTTTGGTCATGTTCATTTCATCTTAAGATAACATGAGTTTTTTTATTAGATTGGTTGTGTTTTCAATAGTACAGTAAAGCAATTGGCCTTTGGTTGAAAATTTAATTTCAATGGTAAATTACTAAATACTTTAAGATAATGGGCGTTTGACGACGCCTAAAAAGAGGGTTCGTCTATTTCATAAGATCAACGAGGTTTTATCTTGAAAAGTAGAGTTAACGAGTTCGTTGGTTTACAATTCTCTCATCTATTTTCAATACGGAGTACTCACGTGTGACACATTATCATTTGAGTTACAATTGACATTCTGAGTTATTATAAGTAGAATCAAGCATGTATTGAGTTgctttttttcttaaaaaaaaaaatatgcgaAATTCGATAAGGGGGACTGGGGATGCTTGGTTAGTTGGTTGTAATCGATTTGAAATATACGCAGTGTTATTCAAAGATGAAAATGTTATTGTAACCATAACGCCAGTACGCCGCATACATAGGACTCGATGAATCCATGACAAAGACACTCAAATGTGTCGAACCTACAATTCGCAAATCACACACCATAAattacattcattattcattattcattattcattattcattattcaatATTCATTATTCGACTGCAAGAATTAATAAAATTTCATCAAATTTCAGCATAATTATCCCCAGAAGACGACCCCAAAAGAGCATTTCCGAGATACTTGAGTAGTCCCATATTCAGTTCGGTCGCTTTGCTCACTGTCCAAGTGGTCGATACCTCCGGAGACCCCAAGACAAGGGGTGGCACAAATACTCCCTTATTAGAACCTTTAATTGCTGCCGAAATCCTGTCCCAGTTCCTCTCCAATATAAGAACCTTATCATCAGGATTAAACCCTTTTGGAAAATTATTCAGTACCATCTGCTCGATATACTTGAATCGCGCTGCCTCAGATACCATTTGAATAGCAACCATCATAAACTTAGCTTCAGCTTGTACGCTACGCGCCTTCCCATTTACCGCATTAAGGTAAGTAAcaagttttccaatccctaacCCGGCTTGTTTTCTAGTCGCTTTGGCTGCCTTTTCAAGCGATGCATAATTTTCTTGGTACTCTGTTATTTTTTGCTGATTTGCAGCACCCTTTGCCTCCGGGAATAGTTTGTCTAATTGAGCCGAAGTAATTTGACCATTGAAATAATAAGCCCGATTTACGTTTTTATCGTTCTTAGCCAGTAGCCCAACGACATACAAGTCGCTGCGTTTAAGGGCAAGAGACACAGTTCCTGCAGCAACTTTGAGGTCAATCCTGAGATATGTGGCAGTGGGTGCACCTATTACGGGTATACCAGTACCACCGTAGTTGAGCTTCGGATCCTTAACATCGGTTCGAATAGCGGTGAGAAAAGTCGAGTATCCAGCTTGGGTGGGATTAGCAAGGTCCAATGCGATTGCATTTGCTAACAAAGCCGATGATTGAAGGATAGTCCATGTTATTGTGACTATTAGCCAGGACTTCATTTTTTGTGTTTACCTGTTAATTAGCATTATTATATATAAATGATGTCATAAGTTAAGATCACTTATTTAGTGAGTCTAAGTTGACACAAAACATAATTTTACCCAAATCCAATCTAGATTAGTTATTATTGTTATGACTGATTTTATTATCGGGCACCCGATATGAAATATGATGACTAAAACATCGAGACATACTATAGGATACGGATTCAGGTTGGATGTCATCAAAACATAATTTTACCCAAATCCAAAGTTATTACTTTTTAAGGTGATGAAATTTTGTATCTTGAATTTAGGCTCTCGACTAGAATAATCCAAAGATTTCATTTAAAAGAATGAAAATAAAAATTAGATTATCAAGAGTAAATCAAAGATATAAACGTACCTAGTAACTCAGGTTGTACGTACGAACTTTTATTATAAGCTTTAAGAGAAGAAATGATATTTTGTTGTGTTTGTAATTTGTGCATGGAAGTCTTTCAAAGGTGGGCTTTTTATAAGCGCAAATTTTCATTTCAAACCATTGAATCCATTTGAAATTAAGACGGATAAAGTATTGATCATTTTACGATAAATTTCGAACTTCTGATAAAAAATTTATTATTAGTTCATTGCTAGAAGAAAGTGACaatttttaattataattttttaTCGCTAAATGATCACTACTACTTATTACCAAGTATAAAATGGTGATATTTTCTCGTCATAAGTTACCACTATACTGGAAAACAGGTAATCGATGTCGGGTTCATGTTAGGGTCAGGTGAGTTCGGGTTTGAAGCTTGCAAGAATTTgggtcggatcgggtcattttgggcTGGTTGTTAAAAATAACGGTCAATCAATGCGAAAATAAACATTCAGGTCGGGTTGATCAAGGCCCGGTCAATACGGGCTGATTCGGATCCTCAATTCAGAGTGGGAATCCATGTTATTCGAACGGATCATACGAGTCGAGTTAATTTTACCAGCTTCCGATAAGTGGGCCCATTTATCTGTTTCGATTCCAAATGAACTAGACGTGTACACCTAACTTACGTATCCCCGCGTCCCTCGTGCCATGTTACTCATATATCATTGAATAAATTGTCATTTTCATTACCAAAACAACAAATTTCTTGCATTATTGTAGTATAGTACTACTCTCTTTGTCAATGAAGTGTTATTCTCACTTTCATTGATATGGACAGTTAACACTGCATTTGGTGAGCAATAATtcaatgtgtatatatatataatatatcgTTATTAATCTACTACTAGTGCCACTAAAAAACCACTAAAAGCTTAAAATAATCCTTTTTGGTGCACACTTATATTGACTATGTAAAGTATGTACGATGTAGCCAAGGAATATGTTACTCCTTTCGCCCAgttaataaattacaattgatttaTATACGATTAGTATGTAAGGCAAGAAAAGAGGAACGAGTGTGTAGTtattacaaaaataaaagcaacttcaccaaaaaaaaaaaaaaaagcaacttGAAATGAGAAGGAAATATAACGGTTCTTACCCACATGGCTTGGTTTGTTTATTAAAAACgaaaagtgtaaactattgactgataCCCTTAAACATGAAAGTGTGACTATTGACCGGAACAGAGAGTaaaatttattattgttgttgtacaTCAAGGTCTAAGATAAGCTAAATAATTGATTCTTTCTGTTTCTTTTTTTAAACAAATAAATctttttattaatttaagttaTAACATGTAGTCCATACATAATATGTTAAATTTAATGAGATACAAATTTATAAAAAACAGAAAAAATAAATTCTCCATAATACAAATAACTCGGAAATTGATTTGCTTCATTTCTACACATCTTCTATCATATATA from Silene latifolia isolate original U9 population chromosome 3, ASM4854445v1, whole genome shotgun sequence harbors:
- the LOC141647291 gene encoding ribosome-inactivating protein saporin-7-like — encoded protein: MKSWLIVTITWTILQSSALLANAIALDLANPTQAGYSTFLTAIRTDVKDPKLNYGGTGIPVIGAPTATYLRIDLKVAAGTVSLALKRSDLYVVGLLAKNDKNVNRAYYFNGQITSAQLDKLFPEAKGAANQQKITEYQENYASLEKAAKATRKQAGLGIGKLVTYLNAVNGKARSVQAEAKFMMVAIQMVSEAARFKYIEQMVLNNFPKGFNPDDKVLILERNWDRISAAIKGSNKGVFVPPLVLGSPEVSTTWTVSKATELNMGLLKYLGNALLGSSSGDNYAEI